One Sinorhizobium mexicanum genomic region harbors:
- the cysS gene encoding cysteine--tRNA ligase, with translation MGAMPTLKLYNTLTREKADFRPIDPESVRMYVCGPTVYDYAHIGNARPNIVFDVLFRLLRHVYGQKHVTYVRNITDVDDKINARALRDYPGLPLNEAIRRVTEKTETQFLEDVATLGCLDPDVQPRATENIAQMVEIIEKLIAKGHAYQAAGEVLFDTKSMADYGQLSRRNLDEQQAGARIAVDAHKKNPGDFVLWKLSEADEPGWESPWGRGRPGWHIECSAMSGRYLGEVFDIHGGGLDLIFPHHENEIAQSRCAHGTEVMANVWMHNGFLQVEGRKMSKSEGNFVTIYELLHTEKFGGRKWPGEVLRLAMLMTHYREPIDFSIKRLEEAEHLLSKWPVPAEAVGEPDPAIVAALADDLNTVAAVQALHALAQKASVDSRQAGVFAASAALLGVVPKEIELDEAVVHEIDERIRARLELIKAKNFAEADSIRDDLQARGIQLKDGKDPETGERVTTWEVKRSQA, from the coding sequence ATGGGCGCAATGCCGACTTTGAAGCTGTACAACACACTGACGCGGGAGAAGGCCGATTTCCGGCCCATCGACCCGGAGAGCGTCCGTATGTATGTCTGCGGCCCCACGGTTTACGACTATGCCCATATCGGCAACGCGCGTCCGAACATCGTCTTCGATGTTCTTTTTCGGCTGCTGCGCCATGTCTACGGCCAGAAGCATGTGACCTATGTCCGCAACATCACCGATGTTGACGACAAGATCAACGCGCGGGCGCTGCGCGATTATCCGGGGCTGCCGCTGAACGAGGCGATCCGTCGCGTGACCGAGAAAACCGAGACGCAGTTTCTCGAGGATGTCGCGACGCTCGGCTGCCTTGACCCGGACGTCCAGCCGCGGGCGACCGAAAATATCGCTCAGATGGTCGAAATCATCGAGAAGCTGATCGCGAAGGGACATGCCTACCAAGCCGCCGGGGAAGTGCTGTTCGACACGAAATCGATGGCCGACTACGGCCAGCTTTCGAGGCGTAACCTTGACGAACAGCAGGCCGGAGCCCGCATCGCTGTCGATGCTCACAAGAAAAATCCTGGCGACTTTGTGCTCTGGAAACTTTCCGAGGCCGACGAGCCTGGCTGGGAGAGCCCCTGGGGACGCGGTCGCCCGGGCTGGCACATCGAATGCTCGGCGATGAGCGGACGTTATCTCGGCGAGGTGTTCGACATTCACGGAGGCGGGCTGGATCTGATCTTCCCGCATCATGAAAACGAAATCGCCCAGTCGCGTTGCGCCCATGGTACCGAGGTGATGGCGAACGTGTGGATGCACAATGGCTTCCTGCAGGTCGAGGGCCGCAAGATGTCGAAGTCCGAGGGCAATTTCGTCACGATCTACGAACTGCTCCATACCGAGAAGTTCGGTGGCCGCAAATGGCCGGGCGAGGTGTTGCGGCTCGCGATGCTGATGACGCACTATCGCGAGCCGATCGACTTCTCCATCAAGCGCCTGGAGGAGGCCGAACACCTGCTGTCCAAATGGCCCGTCCCCGCAGAGGCAGTCGGCGAACCGGATCCTGCGATCGTCGCGGCGCTTGCGGACGACCTCAACACCGTCGCCGCGGTCCAGGCATTGCATGCGCTTGCTCAGAAGGCGTCAGTCGATTCGCGTCAGGCGGGCGTTTTCGCCGCAAGTGCAGCTCTGCTTGGCGTTGTGCCAAAGGAAATCGAGCTCGACGAGGCGGTCGTGCATGAGATCGACGAGCGCATCCGTGCCCGTCTCGAACTGATCAAGGCGAAGAACTTCGCTGAAGCGGACAGTATTCGCGACGATCTTCAGGCACGGGGCATTCAACTCAAGGACGGCAAGGACCCGGAAACCGGTGAACGGGTGACGACCTGGGAGGTCAAGCGGTCGCAGGCGTGA
- a CDS encoding GFA family protein, giving the protein MTDDIHTGGCQCGAIRFRVEGELGDASVCHCRMCQKASGNFYLPLVSVRGATVTWTRGERRRFQSSNAVRRGFCGDCGTPLTYEAPDGMALAIAAFDRPQGIAPTIQWGIEAKLPYVDRVHELPGEDTMSDVAAGSFLADLISYQHPDHDTETWPPEAKR; this is encoded by the coding sequence ATGACGGACGACATCCATACTGGCGGATGCCAATGTGGCGCGATCCGCTTTCGCGTCGAGGGAGAACTCGGCGACGCCTCGGTTTGCCATTGCCGCATGTGCCAGAAGGCGAGCGGAAACTTCTATCTGCCGCTCGTCTCCGTGCGCGGAGCGACGGTCACCTGGACGCGCGGCGAGCGCAGGCGCTTCCAGTCGTCGAACGCCGTCAGGCGCGGCTTCTGCGGTGATTGCGGCACGCCGCTGACCTATGAAGCGCCGGACGGCATGGCACTGGCGATCGCTGCCTTCGACAGGCCGCAAGGCATCGCGCCGACGATCCAGTGGGGGATCGAGGCGAAGCTCCCCTATGTCGACCGGGTGCACGAACTCCCGGGCGAAGACACCATGTCGGATGTGGCGGCGGGCTCCTTCCTCGCCGACCTCATTTCCTATCAGCACCCCGATCACGATACTGAAACCTGGCCACCGGAGGCAAAGCGATGA